Genomic segment of Synechococcales cyanobacterium T60_A2020_003:
AGGGGGAGCGTCCCGTAATCCTTACTGACCTGAATCCCAGGGTACTGAGGGGATGGCTTCAGCCGATGTTCCAAAATCATCAGCGTGCTATCCAGTCCGTCATGGAGGTTAAACTCCTTTTGTTCCGAGTCATCGATCCTCGAAAAGTTGCGCAATGACAGGACAATCTGACGGATGCGATCGGCTCCAACCTTCATCGAGGTCAGCAGTTTCGGCAAGTCCTCCTGGATGAAGTTCAAGTCAATGTTGTCCATGCAGGCTTGGATGTCTGGATGGGGGCGGGGATTGTGCTTTTGATACAGATTGAGCAGGGAAAATAGATCCTGGACGTAGCGATTGACGTAGGTGAGGTTGCCATAGACAAAGCTCACCGGATTATTAATTTCGTGGGCAACGCCCGCCAGCAGTTGTCCCAGGCTCGACATCTTTTCATGCTGGACAAGCTGGGTCTGGGCATGGTGCAGATCTTGCAACGCTTGACGATACTGCTGATTTTTAGTGTGGAGCGATCGCTCAATTCGCTGTCGCCAGTGCATCGTGCGTTCAAGATTGGCTGCGCTCACCCGGAGTTCAAATTGAGTCATGACTTGATGGCTGAGAACCGTTAACACATCAATCTGCTCGGCGGAGGGTGCCCAAGGCTGATAGTTCATCACGCATAAGGCTCCGATTACCCATCCATCCGGTGTTCGCAGGGGCACTCCTGCATAGGCTCGAATGGGCTTCTCGTGATGCATCAAAGGATGATGGGCAAGGGTCGGGTCAGCCAGGGTATCTTCAATCACGAGTACCGATAGGGGACGCTGCACCAGGCGATCGCTAATACTGAGCGATCGCGGAATTTGGGGGATGTTCAAGCCAACGCGCGACTTAAACCAAACTCGGTTGCCATCAATCAGCGCAATCAGGGCAATTGGCGTTTGGCATAGCCGCGCTACTAACCCAGTCAGTTCATCCAGGGCAACCTCTGAGATGGTGTCCAACATGCCATAGCGATGCAGAGCCCGTAGGCGAC
This window contains:
- a CDS encoding GAF domain-containing sensor histidine kinase — translated: MVNDPNTDACILEASRLRALHRYGMLDTISEVALDELTGLVARLCQTPIALIALIDGNRVWFKSRVGLNIPQIPRSLSISDRLVQRPLSVLVIEDTLADPTLAHHPLMHHEKPIRAYAGVPLRTPDGWVIGALCVMNYQPWAPSAEQIDVLTVLSHQVMTQFELRVSAANLERTMHWRQRIERSLHTKNQQYRQALQDLHHAQTQLVQHEKMSSLGQLLAGVAHEINNPVSFVYGNLTYVNRYVQDLFSLLNLYQKHNPRPHPDIQACMDNIDLNFIQEDLPKLLTSMKVGADRIRQIVLSLRNFSRIDDSEQKEFNLHDGLDSTLMILEHRLKPSPQYPGIQVSKDYGTLPLVKCYPGQLNQVFMNILSNAIDALDSMSSNPAYRDRPPRIIIRTRVIQSRQTDPPRSAVAIYIADNGLGIPTAVRDRIFDPFFTTKSVGKGTGLGLSISYQIIVERHHGILKCQSQEGKGTAFYIEIPI